From the bacterium (Candidatus Blackallbacteria) CG13_big_fil_rev_8_21_14_2_50_49_14 genome, one window contains:
- a CDS encoding aminotransferase, with translation MLTNELLNPKYIYLDYQATTPLDPRVKEKMLTYMDADFGNASSADHEFGSVASKAVKAAKKQVAALVGANPRDVYFTSGTTESINLAIQGYVHKHKQPKKPFRLATLPIEHKAVLDTCKFLESKKLIELVFLKINSEGQVDINDLAFHAQKGLDFLAVMAANNEVGTIYPVKTIAEIANSYQIPFFCDASQAAGKIPLEFDEWGLQFLALTGHKMYGPKGCGALIMEHGIEIEPLFYGGGHQNGIRPGTLNVPGIVGLGEACFIRQLEMFEDERAISKMRNQLQSLLSDSIPNLKINGDLNQRLSGNLHISIPGIENQMMISHLRSHLAISTGSACTSGLVEPSFVLQAMGLSYEQMEGALRISLGKFTTEEEVQKSAQLIIDAYHKIKSLIS, from the coding sequence ATGCTAACCAATGAACTGTTAAATCCAAAATATATCTACCTTGATTATCAGGCCACGACTCCTCTTGACCCCCGAGTTAAAGAGAAAATGCTTACCTATATGGATGCTGATTTTGGTAATGCCAGCAGTGCGGATCATGAATTCGGGTCTGTCGCTAGTAAGGCAGTAAAAGCAGCAAAAAAACAAGTTGCAGCTCTAGTTGGAGCCAATCCAAGAGATGTCTATTTTACTTCTGGAACAACAGAAAGTATCAACTTGGCAATTCAAGGGTATGTACACAAGCACAAACAACCTAAAAAGCCTTTTCGTCTGGCAACCCTACCTATCGAACACAAAGCAGTTTTGGATACTTGTAAATTTCTAGAATCTAAAAAATTAATTGAACTGGTTTTTCTTAAAATAAATAGTGAAGGCCAAGTTGATATAAATGATTTAGCTTTTCATGCTCAAAAAGGGTTGGATTTTTTGGCCGTTATGGCAGCAAATAATGAAGTGGGAACGATTTATCCTGTAAAAACGATTGCTGAAATAGCTAATAGTTATCAGATTCCTTTTTTCTGTGATGCTTCTCAAGCAGCAGGTAAAATACCATTAGAATTTGATGAATGGGGACTCCAGTTTTTGGCTCTCACAGGACATAAAATGTATGGCCCAAAAGGCTGTGGGGCTCTGATAATGGAGCACGGCATTGAAATTGAACCCCTTTTTTATGGCGGAGGTCATCAAAATGGCATTCGCCCAGGCACATTAAATGTTCCTGGAATAGTTGGTTTAGGTGAAGCTTGTTTTATCCGACAACTTGAAATGTTTGAAGATGAGCGAGCCATTTCTAAAATGAGAAATCAGTTACAATCACTTCTTTCAGACTCAATACCTAACTTAAAAATAAATGGCGATTTAAATCAACGTTTATCAGGTAACTTGCATATCTCTATACCTGGCATTGAAAATCAAATGATGATCTCGCACTTAAGGTCTCATTTGGCTATCTCAACAGGTTCAGCTTGTACGTCAGGCTTGGTAGAACCTTCTTTTGTGCTTCAAGCTATGGGCTTATCCTATGAGCAAATGGAAGGGGCTTTGAGAATCAGTTTAGGTAAATTCACAACAGAAGAAGAAGTTCAAAAATCGGCACAGTTAATCATTGATGCTTATCATAAAATTAAATCCTTGATATCTTAA
- a CDS encoding DNA phosphorothioation-associated methyltransferase translates to MPEIHRHKTAIHRGELSKPVRLALEDGLLTQENTFFDYGCGRGGDLQRLKRKGFQCEGWDPKYCPDAEKKSSEIVNFGYVLNVIENPQERVHTLQQAWSLAQNMLIVSAQHVMSANLKDAKPYKDGYLTQRSTFQKYFEQQELKAFIEQHLQVKSVPVAPGIFYVFRDESQRENYLSQRYRRQTARPRELVSDLLFTQHQVLFQTIMDFYTDRGRLPEPTEIPEGPDIVAEIGSMTKAFGILKRKTDPQHWEKIRVDRALDLIVYLALSRFEGRSKFTHLPLALQYDIKAHYSSYKNACEFADDLLFSVGNLDVLKGAFKNCKVGKMLPQELYIHISALPHLPPELRVLEGCARAFIGNIDNANIIKISRFKPKVSYLYYPDFDKDPHPRLESSLLVHLGKYYESYRDYSLYTNPPILHRKEEFVSEHYPLRERFAKLTHAEVKAGLYEQPLKIGMKQGWEEVLKEKKILFKGHRLIKI, encoded by the coding sequence ATGCCAGAAATTCACCGTCATAAAACAGCCATTCATCGAGGAGAACTCTCCAAACCTGTGCGTTTGGCTTTGGAAGATGGCCTTCTCACTCAAGAGAATACCTTCTTTGATTATGGTTGTGGACGTGGAGGCGATTTGCAACGATTGAAGCGCAAGGGTTTTCAATGTGAGGGGTGGGATCCCAAATACTGCCCCGATGCCGAAAAAAAATCCTCAGAAATTGTTAATTTTGGCTATGTTCTGAATGTCATCGAAAATCCCCAAGAGCGAGTCCACACACTTCAGCAAGCCTGGAGCTTGGCTCAAAATATGCTGATTGTTTCAGCTCAGCATGTCATGAGTGCAAATCTCAAAGATGCCAAACCTTATAAAGATGGCTATCTCACCCAACGCAGCACCTTTCAAAAATATTTTGAGCAACAGGAATTAAAAGCTTTTATTGAACAGCATTTACAGGTAAAATCTGTACCTGTAGCACCCGGAATTTTTTATGTTTTTAGAGATGAATCGCAAAGAGAAAACTATCTCTCTCAACGCTACCGTCGCCAAACTGCTCGGCCACGTGAACTGGTCAGCGATCTTCTCTTTACCCAACATCAAGTTCTTTTTCAAACTATTATGGATTTTTATACAGATCGGGGCCGTTTACCTGAGCCAACAGAAATTCCAGAAGGGCCAGATATTGTAGCTGAAATTGGCAGCATGACAAAAGCTTTTGGGATTCTCAAACGCAAAACGGATCCCCAACACTGGGAAAAAATTCGAGTAGACAGAGCCTTAGACCTGATTGTTTATTTGGCTCTATCACGCTTCGAAGGGCGTTCAAAATTTACCCACTTGCCCTTAGCTCTGCAATACGATATCAAAGCACATTACTCAAGTTATAAAAATGCTTGTGAGTTTGCTGATGATTTGCTTTTCTCTGTGGGTAACCTTGATGTGCTTAAAGGTGCTTTCAAAAATTGCAAAGTAGGAAAAATGTTGCCTCAAGAATTGTATATACATATCAGCGCCTTGCCACATTTACCTCCTGAATTGCGGGTTTTAGAAGGTTGTGCCAGAGCCTTTATTGGAAATATTGATAACGCAAATATCATAAAAATTAGTCGGTTTAAACCCAAGGTTTCTTACCTCTATTATCCAGATTTTGATAAGGATCCCCATCCAAGGCTAGAATCATCTCTGTTGGTTCATTTGGGTAAATATTATGAATCCTATAGAGATTACTCTCTATATACAAATCCACCTATCCTTCATCGAAAAGAAGAGTTTGTTTCAGAACATTATCCATTGCGAGAGAGATTTGCAAAATTAACCCATGCAGAAGTAAAAGCCGGTTTATATGAACAGCCTTTGAAAATCGGGATGAAACAAGGATGGGAAGAAGTCTTAAAAGAAAAGAAAATTCTATTTAAAGGACATCGTCTTATTAAAATTTAA